TGATAAGTCCTCTATCTATTACAAAACTGCAGAAAACAATGTAGATCACTTAAAAGAATCAGGTGATGATGATGATCAGCTGGACAAAAGATTAACATGGATCGCATTCAAGCAACATTATTTTTCAAGTATTCTGACCAGCAAGACAGGTTTTGCTTCTGCTGATCTGGATGTGAAGACCGCTGCTGAAGCAGATATCGTAAAATTATACAGTGCTAAAGCAAAACTTGATTTTTCAAACCAGAAAGACAACCAGTATTCTTTTAATTTCTTCTTTGGTCCGAACAAATACAATATCCTGAAAGCACAGAACGACGGTTCAAACAGTATCATCAATATGGGCTGGGGTCCGATGCGCTGGATCAACCAGTGGATCACGGTTCCGGTATTCAACTTCCTGGACGGATTCCACATGAGCTATGGTATTGTGATCCTGATTCTGACGATCCTGTTAAAAGGTGTCTTATTCCCGCTGACCTACAAGTCGTACCAGTCTATGGCCAAAATGCGCGTGTTGAAGCCTCAACTGGATGAAATAAAAGCTAAAGTAGGTGAAGATAATGCCGTATTGTTACAACAGGAGCAGATGAAATTATATAAACAGGCCGGTGTAAATCCACTGGGAGGATGTCTCCCGCTGGTACTGCAGATGCCGTTTACCATCGCCTTTTTCTACTTCTTCCCGAACCTGTTCGAATTAAGAGGAGAGAGCTTCCTGTGGGTAAAAGATTTGTCAACCTACGATTCGCCAATCACATTCCCGGCAATCTTCGGTATCGATCACATCTCTTTAATGTGTGTGCTTATGACATTGACAACTCTACTGACTACCTGGTATAATAATGCAACATCCGGAGCAACCGGACAAATGAAATATATCGGATACTTTATGCCGTTGATTTTCTTCTTTGTCCTGAACAGTTTCCCGGCAGGTC
The Sphingobacterium spiritivorum genome window above contains:
- the yidC gene encoding membrane protein insertase YidC; this encodes MDRNTLIGLILIFAILGGSFYLMKPSESEIKQEQRLQDSLKRVKEGLPPVADTTKTPAKTAVNTNQVDSAELKKPFGAAKYGEEKIITLQNEKIIAKITSKGGRVKSVELKNEKNFDGSPLILFDGNNNRFGLMFNAAGQNISTNNLNFQTTDADVSVSKGDSKTVKFRLSYNDAQYIEYTYTLKGDDYNLGLDVNAVGLQNLIPQDQKTILLDWGAVLYQKEKNVKGERDKSSIYYKTAENNVDHLKESGDDDDQLDKRLTWIAFKQHYFSSILTSKTGFASADLDVKTAAEADIVKLYSAKAKLDFSNQKDNQYSFNFFFGPNKYNILKAQNDGSNSIINMGWGPMRWINQWITVPVFNFLDGFHMSYGIVILILTILLKGVLFPLTYKSYQSMAKMRVLKPQLDEIKAKVGEDNAVLLQQEQMKLYKQAGVNPLGGCLPLVLQMPFTIAFFYFFPNLFELRGESFLWVKDLSTYDSPITFPAIFGIDHISLMCVLMTLTTLLTTWYNNATSGATGQMKYIGYFMPLIFFFVLNSFPAGLNYYYFLGAVFTFLTQLLIRSFVDDDKILAKIEQNKKRPESEKKKSSFQSKMEEMMRQQQAQKNKK